The Erigeron canadensis isolate Cc75 chromosome 4, C_canadensis_v1, whole genome shotgun sequence genome window below encodes:
- the LOC122595284 gene encoding uncharacterized protein LOC122595284, translated as MSGASLAVGPLPEPDETTTTTVGQKRQRVNSVMGGAMGSLRVIELQLVAFIMVFSASGLVPLFDLAFPVFTTVYLFALSRLAFPCRATSVTLNEIFHGNRLFRAYVILGTTVGLFLPLAYVLGGFARGEEHSLQSATPHLFLLSCQILTENVISGLSLFSPPVRALVPMLYTVRRIFVILDWVHDAWFNKTLSPNAAIEDVAWFWFGRGLAAANLAYYSINLFVFLIPKFLPKAFDQYFRDTNENLTKMREDRQFDVHHQDQSHANKKSN; from the exons ATGTCAGGAGCATCCCTTGCAGTGGGTCCTCTTCCAGAGCCTGATGAAACAACCACAACTACTGTCGGCCAGAAACGTCAACGTGTGAACTCGGTGATGGGTGGTGCAATGGGATCTCTACGTGTTATAGAACTCCAATTGGTGGCCTTCATTATGGTTTTCTCGGCAAGTGGTCTGGTCCCGCTTTTTGACCTTGCATTCCCCGTCTTCACCACTGTCTATCTCTTTGCTCTATCACGTCTAGCATTTCCCTGTCGTGCCACTTCAGTTACTTTAAATGAAATATTCCATGGAAACCGACTTTTCCGGGCATATGTGATATTGGGGACAACGGTTGGATTGTTTTTACCATTGGCTTACGTCTTGGGGGGGTTTGCAAGGGGGGAAGAGCATTCACTTCAGTCGGCAACACCACACTTGTTCTTACTTTCATGTCAGATACTAACGGAAAACGTCATAAGTGGGTTGTCTTTGTTCTCCCCTCCTGTGAGAGCTTTAGTACCAATGCTGTATACTGTTAGAAGGATCTTTGTTATCCTAGATTGGGTTCACGATGCATGGTTTAACAAGACGCTTTCTCCAAACGCTGCAATCGAG GATGTTGCGTGGTTTTGGTTTGGAAGAGGTCTAGCTGCGGCAAATCTTGCATATTATTCAATCAATCTATTTGTCTTTTTGATTCCGAAGTTCCTCCCAAAAGCGTTCGATCAATACTTCAGGGATACAAACGAGAACCTAACAAAGATGCGAGAAGATAGGCAATTTGATGTGCATCATCAAGATCAATCACATGCGAATAAGAAGTCTAACTAA